In Acidobacteriota bacterium, the sequence TGGGCTGGAGCTCGATCAACCCCGGGGCCCCGCGCCGAAGATTGTGGAGACCAGCTGGCAGCGGCTGTGCTCGGAGGACGACGGCCCTGGGCTTGGCCAAGCCTTTCTGGATCGCGTAGATCAGCAGCGCTACCACGAACCGACGAAGGCGCTGGAAGTGCTGCAAACGATGGTGAGTTTTGCGAGCCTGGACGAGCTGCCGCGGCTGCTCGCGATCACAGGAGCGGCGCTGCGGGCGCAGATGGACTTCGCCGGTGCAGAACATGGCTACTACGCTGCGATCCAGGGCGCACAGCTCCGGAGAGACCAGCGCGGAGTAGGCAATTTCCTACGCTGGTACTCCTACATCCTTCTGGAACGAGGGCAGTGGGAAGAGGCCCTACGAGTGACCGAGCGAGCAACGGCGATCCTGGCCCGCGAGGGTGATTCCTTGGGATTGGCAAAGGCTTGCTTCGAGCAGGGCCAGTGCCTGTACTACTTGGATCGTCTACCCGAGGCTCTGCAAGCCTTTCAAGCCGCGCTCGATCGACTCCCAGAACATGAGGCCCAATACCGCTCCTCTGCGTTCCAGTTCTGTGGCCTCGTCCATCGGGATTCTGGACAGTTGCAGAAGGCCGTAGGCTGTCTGGATGCAGCCAACAGCTACTCGGACTCTCTTTCCCCCAAGCTCAACGCAAAGCTGACTTGGTTCCGAGCCAGCATCCTCGGAGAGCTGCAGGACTGGGAGCAGGAGGAGCGCCTTCTCGGGAAAACAATTCAAACGCTTCAGAGAACCCACTATGGGGAGGCAGCGCTCGCAACCTGCGACCTCGTTCGGAATCTTCTGATCCAAGATCGACCGATGGAGGCATTCGAAGTTGCCACATCGATGCGACAGCTCGTGGAACCACTGAGTTCAAACCGATTGGTCTCGGCAGCAATCGCAGAACTGCTCAGATCTGGCAGAGAAGGGCTGACACTCGCCCTGGTTCAGAAAGTACAGTCTCAAATGCAGAGCGAGCGCCAAAAGAAAGCTAGCTGGTATCAGCTGCGAGTTGAAGCCGAGTACTAACTTCATCGGCAACAGACTTCGGACTGACCGACCAGCCCTTCTCAGATGGAATCAGCCCTCGGGATCCATTCCGGGACCTATCTCGCCAGTGGTAGTGGCGGGGACACAGGACTGCTCGTGCTCTGAAGCAGCAACCCCATCCGGATCCGTCGTCGGCCCCAGCTCTCTCGAACCCTCAAACCAGCCCATCACGATCGCCCCGATTTCCTGCCAGGCAGTGACCGAGGCCTTGGAGACCGGTGCATCCCACGCCATCGCGGTGGGGGCGAGCAACAGGCTGGCAACGAGCAGAAGACTGCAAAATAGAGTACGCATAACTCCTCCATCCGCAGGGATAGAGCCCGAACAACATCGCCCGCACCCTCCCTGCCTGCGCCCTACGCTACGCCTTCGGTGAAATGAGCGCCAAGCGCAAGGGGCAACCTACCCCGCAACGCACGTTTCGCATTCGAGGCAGCGATTCAGCAACTGCCTCTCTCAGCATGTTTGACTTATCAATTCAGACTGGCTAGCGTGAACGGTTACTCATCGTTCACCACGTCCGCGGTGGCTACCGGTTGCGGGCGCTTCTGGGAGTGGGAGGAGGCGGGATGGTTCAGGCTGGCTCAGCTCGGACGGGGACGCTACGGAAACGAGCGGCCCGAGGTGCTAGGAAGAAGGAGCGGTGCTCTTGGTGCCTTCGGCGGGCTCTTCTCGCCTTTCTCCTGATTCTTTCGCCCGCCCCCACCCAGGCCCAGACCTCCGGCGACTGCACCGGCAGCCTCGACTGGATCCTCGGCAACAACCAGGACGACCAGAGCGCCAATTGCAGCGGCTTCCGCTGCTACCCGCCGGTGGCCTCCGAGCCGGTCTTCGAACCCTCCGCCGGCTGCAATCCAGCCCTCAGCCCTTGCCCTATCACCGCCACCGTCGAGCTCACCTTTCCCGGCAACCACCAAAACGAACCGACCGACATCGGTTTCAACTACACCTTCGCCACCGTCGAGGTCCGCGACTCCTCGAACAACCTGCTGGGAGTTTGCGGCCACGCCGGCCAGGTGATTCTGGAGGATACGGGCACCGTCCAATGGGGCTTCACCGGCGCCTGCGGCGACACGGACGTGGCCTTCCAAGTCCAAGCCCGCAGCTGCCCCTGCCAAGGGCCGTTCTGCCCGCTGTGCCAGCACGTGACCATGGTCACGGCCGACCTCAACGTCTCTAACCTCTGCCCCGAGCCGCCCAAAGAGGATTGCCCCGGCGCCAACGCGTACAGCTGCACCAATTGCCTCGGCGTCGGGGGTGGAGGAGCACCTCCCGGCGGCGGCGGTGGGGGCTACGACGGCAAGGGCAAGACCGGCCCCGGTGCCCGCCTCGCCTACAAAGCCGGTGGTGCGGGACATCCCGGCTGGCCCGGCACCGCCGGCTGGCTACCCAACCTGGGGCGC encodes:
- a CDS encoding tetratricopeptide repeat protein is translated as MKSLQKEISRSLIEALDREVRNRGHGAITRLEQALGQSTGWWRYHAEVGNLDLHRFLVALDHLGLDPVLFIRRHLDSPDGLELDQPRGPAPKIVETSWQRLCSEDDGPGLGQAFLDRVDQQRYHEPTKALEVLQTMVSFASLDELPRLLAITGAALRAQMDFAGAEHGYYAAIQGAQLRRDQRGVGNFLRWYSYILLERGQWEEALRVTERATAILAREGDSLGLAKACFEQGQCLYYLDRLPEALQAFQAALDRLPEHEAQYRSSAFQFCGLVHRDSGQLQKAVGCLDAANSYSDSLSPKLNAKLTWFRASILGELQDWEQEERLLGKTIQTLQRTHYGEAALATCDLVRNLLIQDRPMEAFEVATSMRQLVEPLSSNRLVSAAIAELLRSGREGLTLALVQKVQSQMQSERQKKASWYQLRVEAEY